The following are encoded together in the Pan troglodytes isolate AG18354 chromosome 6, NHGRI_mPanTro3-v2.0_pri, whole genome shotgun sequence genome:
- the LOC741726 gene encoding LOW QUALITY PROTEIN: suppressor APC domain-containing protein 2-like (The sequence of the model RefSeq protein was modified relative to this genomic sequence to represent the inferred CDS: inserted 1 base in 1 codon), with amino-acid sequence MTRAATAEPGRVSPASPARSTAGLPRAFLQSLRTLLDILDDWQRGCVHLREIQSRWVEARELPSGVLEGLSQVTPASGYLTFQRFVAGLCTSLLRADGSTPNQAPPPPPPPSPPPPPPPQRLVFAPADDLLTVLERKPLSLGVRAPLACPSGAGRSREQLYAPAEAAQCPAGPERFQSAALERRPGADAGAAACSALEADSGDARRTPXARGEHRRHTITSGVDCGLLKQMKELEQEKEVLLQGLEMMAQGRDWYQQQLQQVQERQCRLGQSRASADFGAVGSPRPLGRLLPKVQEVARWLGELLAEACACRALPTSSSGPPCSALTSTSSPGWQQQIILMLKEQNRLLTQEVTKKSERITQLEQEKSALIKQLFEARALSQQDGGPLDSTFIFPVWAEPAPPGPAWHSALRGRALRRTQPLWLETPGRPRQFRSGRLPARLAIRAPQACPRLAPTSSP; translated from the exons ATGACCCGGGCCGCGACAGCCGAGCCGGGCCGCGTGTCTCCCGCCTCGCCCGCGCGCAGCACGGCGGGCCTGCCGCGCGCCTTCCTGCAGAGCCTGCGCACCCTGTTAGACATCCTGGACGACTGGCAGCGCGGCTGCGTGCACCTGCGAGAGATCCAGTCCCGCTGGGTCGAAGCGCGGGAGCTGCCAAGCGGGGTGCTGGAGGGCCTGAGCCAGGTGACCCCAGCCAGCGGCTACCTAACCTTCCAGCGCTTCGTGGCCGGCCTATGCACCTCGCTGCTGAGAGCCGACGGCAGCACCCCGAACcaggcgccgccgccgccgccgccgccatctccgcctccgcctccgcccCCGCAGCGCCTGGTGTTTGCACCGGCGGACGATCTGCTGACGGTCCTGGAGAGGAAGCCCCTGTCCCTGGGCGTTCGCGCCCCTCTGGCCTGTCCCAGCGGCGCGGGCCGCAGCCGGGAGCAGCTGTACGCTCCCGCCGAGGCGGCGCAGTGCCCCGCGGGGCCCGAGCGGTTCCAGAGCGCTGCGCTGGAACGGAGACCCGGCGCGGACGCAGGTGCAGCGGCCTGCAGCGCCTTGGAGGCGGATTCAGGGGATGCCCGGCGGACCC GTGCCCGAGGGGAACACCGGAGGCACACCATCACCAGCGGCGTGGACTGCGGCCTGCTGAAGCAGATGAAGGAgctggagcaggagaaggagGTGCTGCTGCAGGGTTTGGAGATGATGGCGCAGGGCCGCGATTGGTACCAGCAGCAGCTGCAACAAGTGCAGGAGCGCCAGTGCCGCCTGGGCCAGAGCAGAGCCAGCGCCGACTTTGGGGCCGTGGGGAGCCCTCGCCCACTGGGACGGCTACTGCCCAAGGTACAGGAGGTGGCCCGGTGGCTGGGGGAGCTGCTGGCTGAGGCCTGTGCCTGTCGGGCCCTGCCCACATCCTCCTCCGGGCCCCCTTGCTCTGCCCTGACGTCCACCTCGTCCCCGGGCTGGCAGCAGCAGATCATCCTCATGCTGAAGGAGCAGAACCGACTCCTCACCCAGGAGGTGACCAAGAAGAGTGAGCGCATCACGCAGCTGGAGCAGGAGAAGTCGGCGCTCATTAAGCAGCTATTTGAGGCCCGCGCCCTGAGCCAGCAGGATGGGGGTCCTCTGGACTCCACCTTTATCTTTCCCGTGTGGGCTGAGCCGGCCCCCCCAGGGCCGGCCTGGCACTCAGCCCTTCGAGGGCGGGCGCTTCGTCGCACCCAACCTCTCTGGCTGGAGACCCCCGGCAGGCCCAGGCAGTTCAGGAGTGGGCGCCTTCCTGCCCGCCTTGCCATCCGGGCTCCCCAGGCCTGTCCCCGGCTGGCCCCCACATCGAGCCCTTGA